In a genomic window of Sulfurimonas denitrificans DSM 1251:
- a CDS encoding DedA family protein: MLREAATALVELIFDWGYLGIFILMTIESSFIPFPSEIILIPAGYLASKGEMNIWMIMFSALSGSMAGAFTNYYLALFLGRKILKKYGKYLFINEGALQKMDEYFAKHGHISTFIGRLIPGIRQLISIPAGLARMNLAVFSIYTALGAGIWAAILVALGYMIGENQELLESYLKQITIITLVILFLLASWYAYVQKNKRDKSE; this comes from the coding sequence ATGCTTAGAGAAGCAGCTACTGCTTTAGTTGAACTCATCTTTGATTGGGGTTATCTTGGCATATTTATACTTATGACGATAGAGAGCTCATTTATCCCATTTCCTAGTGAAATAATCCTCATTCCCGCAGGTTATCTGGCTTCCAAGGGAGAGATGAATATATGGATGATTATGTTTAGTGCACTAAGTGGCTCAATGGCTGGTGCATTTACAAACTACTATCTTGCACTCTTTCTTGGTAGAAAAATTCTTAAAAAATATGGAAAATATCTCTTTATAAATGAAGGTGCACTGCAAAAGATGGATGAATATTTTGCTAAACATGGGCATATATCTACATTTATAGGAAGACTAATTCCAGGAATTCGTCAACTTATCTCTATTCCCGCAGGGCTTGCCCGTATGAATCTAGCTGTTTTCTCAATTTACACAGCACTTGGAGCTGGAATTTGGGCTGCGATTTTAGTTGCACTTGGCTACATGATAGGAGAAAATCAGGAACTTCTTGAGAGTTATTTAAAGCAGATAACTATAATAACTCTTGTCATTTTATTTTTACTCGCTTCGTGGTATGCTTATGTACAAAAAAACAAGAGAGACAAAAGTGAATAA
- a CDS encoding DUF6115 domain-containing protein — translation MRLESINIEYLVVAMAAMILYLLYYVFTKDAQYNKNIRSVATVAEELNKEIFYLKKKLTDTQTNIKQNSSRMSDEEIYQEVERTVYDMVKPISVSIKRLEESIHMIEGHIESRLSSLESGVKQISIPASIHGNDDEKIISLYKQGVGLETISKELHISKAEVEFVLKINKIK, via the coding sequence GTGAGACTAGAGTCAATAAATATAGAGTATTTAGTTGTCGCTATGGCAGCTATGATTTTATATCTGCTCTATTACGTTTTTACAAAAGATGCGCAGTATAATAAAAATATTCGCTCTGTTGCAACGGTTGCGGAAGAGCTAAATAAAGAAATTTTTTATCTTAAGAAAAAATTAACCGATACGCAGACAAATATTAAACAAAACAGTAGCAGAATGAGCGATGAAGAGATATATCAAGAGGTTGAGAGAACAGTTTATGACATGGTAAAGCCTATTTCAGTCTCAATAAAAAGACTCGAAGAGAGTATCCACATGATAGAAGGGCACATAGAATCAAGACTCTCCTCGTTGGAGAGCGGAGTGAAGCAAATCTCTATCCCAGCATCTATCCATGGCAATGATGATGAAAAAATTATTTCACTATATAAACAGGGAGTAGGTTTAGAGACTATATCTAAAGAGTTGCATATATCTAAAGCAGAAGTTGAGTTTGTTCTAAAAATCAACAAAATAAAGTAA
- a CDS encoding FtsW/RodA/SpoVE family cell cycle protein, whose product MADRKLFTAVALLIGISVVLTYSLSAYITLLFELNQFHFALRQAIFGFLSIFVIWLLAQGDPDKHLSPIGFSLFIGSAILMIAMPFLPEFLVSAVGGAKRWIKIFGFSLAPVEFFKIGFVYFLAWSFSRKLGHHGGMGVKEEYIRFAPYGIVFIGAMFVIAFVQNDLGQVVVLGLTLLFMLMFAGSSFRFFLTLLIGAVLFFLFFIFTAEHRILRIKSWWALAQNNILEIFPEAIASQLRVPTEVEPYQIGHSLNAIHNGGFFGVGLSNGTFKLGFLSEVHTDFVLAGLAEEFGFFGVLIVVLLFMIMLQRIFKIANRAKDSKNYLFSLGVGLLLAFAFLVNAYGISGITPIKGISVPFLSYGGSTILAASVGIGMVLMISKKAKMD is encoded by the coding sequence ATGGCAGATAGAAAACTCTTTACAGCTGTAGCGCTTCTTATCGGTATAAGTGTAGTTCTTACATACTCTCTGTCTGCCTATATAACGCTTCTTTTTGAGCTTAATCAGTTTCATTTTGCACTAAGACAGGCAATTTTTGGATTTTTAAGTATTTTTGTTATTTGGCTCCTTGCGCAAGGCGATCCTGATAAGCACCTCTCCCCAATAGGCTTTTCTCTCTTTATCGGTTCGGCTATTTTAATGATAGCAATGCCGTTTTTGCCAGAATTTTTAGTCTCAGCAGTAGGAGGTGCAAAAAGATGGATAAAAATTTTTGGTTTTTCTCTTGCACCAGTTGAATTTTTTAAGATAGGGTTTGTATATTTTTTAGCATGGAGTTTTTCAAGAAAATTGGGGCATCATGGCGGTATGGGCGTGAAAGAGGAGTATATCAGATTTGCTCCTTATGGGATTGTTTTTATCGGAGCAATGTTTGTTATAGCCTTTGTCCAAAATGATTTGGGACAAGTTGTGGTACTTGGGCTTACTCTTTTATTTATGTTGATGTTTGCGGGAAGCAGTTTTAGATTCTTCTTGACTCTACTTATTGGAGCAGTTCTATTTTTTCTCTTTTTTATCTTTACAGCAGAACATAGAATTTTGCGTATAAAATCGTGGTGGGCATTAGCGCAAAATAATATTTTAGAGATTTTTCCAGAAGCGATTGCTTCGCAACTTAGAGTTCCAACCGAGGTGGAGCCATACCAGATAGGACACTCGTTAAATGCAATCCATAATGGCGGATTTTTTGGAGTAGGGCTTTCAAATGGAACTTTTAAGCTTGGATTCTTAAGTGAAGTTCACACCGACTTTGTTTTAGCAGGGCTAGCTGAGGAGTTTGGATTTTTTGGTGTACTTATTGTTGTACTACTCTTTATGATAATGCTTCAGAGAATTTTTAAAATTGCAAACAGAGCAAAGGATTCAAAAAACTACCTCTTTAGTTTAGGAGTAGGACTTCTGCTTGCATTTGCATTTTTGGTAAATGCGTATGGGATTAGTGGAATTACTCCTATTAAAGGTATCTCCGTTCCATTTTTAAGCTATGGAGGCTCTACAATACTTGCAGCTTCTGTTGGAATTGGAATGGTTCTTATGATATCAAAAAAAGCAAAAATGGATTAA
- a CDS encoding DUF420 domain-containing protein, whose translation MNNQIAYMFEDGFLGTRAPFFMDLVTLIVALLPFLLAAAISFARNKHYKIHSYLQIFIFAFSVIVLFYFEYGVRVGGGFDSFMKDSHVSHDYAFFVLIFHIFISLVTLLFWGVAIFMAKKLLQLGKHRKIGFLTFVGVVLTSLTGIWVYFLMFVY comes from the coding sequence GTGAATAATCAGATAGCGTATATGTTCGAAGATGGTTTTTTAGGAACAAGAGCGCCATTTTTTATGGATTTAGTAACGTTAATTGTCGCACTTCTGCCATTTCTCTTAGCTGCTGCAATCTCTTTTGCAAGGAATAAACACTACAAGATTCACTCCTATTTGCAGATTTTTATATTTGCTTTTTCTGTTATCGTCCTTTTTTATTTTGAGTATGGTGTTAGAGTTGGCGGAGGCTTTGACTCTTTTATGAAAGATAGTCATGTCTCTCACGACTATGCCTTTTTTGTTCTGATTTTTCATATATTCATCTCTTTGGTTACACTGCTATTTTGGGGTGTCGCTATTTTTATGGCTAAAAAGCTGTTACAATTAGGCAAACATAGAAAAATTGGATTTTTGACATTTGTTGGAGTTGTTCTTACCTCATTAACTGGAATTTGGGTCTATTTCTTGATGTTTGTATATTAA
- a CDS encoding cytochrome b/b6 domain-containing protein, protein MKYTLGFRIWHWLHAAVILGLLGTVFLRKTFLSYKTNAEILMAKLADMGTDITIEDAKILAKTIRDNMWEWHIILGYALVALVIYRIVLFFLDKSKRESFSSLSLHKKGVKSLYYLLYTTVLFMSISGFIIYFYQDLGLAKEVAKQIKELHEAAFNIIMIFVLLHVAGVIIADTTQENGLISTMINGKEVDNFK, encoded by the coding sequence ATGAAATATACACTTGGTTTTAGAATCTGGCATTGGTTACATGCAGCGGTTATTCTTGGTCTCTTAGGAACTGTCTTTTTGCGTAAAACTTTTTTAAGCTATAAGACAAACGCTGAAATTTTGATGGCAAAATTAGCTGATATGGGAACAGATATAACTATTGAAGATGCCAAAATATTGGCAAAAACTATTCGTGATAACATGTGGGAGTGGCATATTATCTTAGGATATGCGTTGGTAGCCTTGGTTATTTATAGAATTGTACTCTTCTTTTTAGATAAGAGTAAAAGAGAGAGTTTTAGCTCTCTATCACTCCATAAAAAAGGTGTAAAAAGCTTATATTATCTACTCTATACAACGGTTTTATTCATGAGCATAAGTGGATTTATAATCTATTTTTATCAAGATTTGGGGCTTGCAAAAGAGGTAGCAAAACAGATAAAAGAACTACATGAAGCTGCTTTTAACATCATAATGATTTTTGTTCTTCTACATGTAGCTGGTGTTATTATTGCCGATACAACACAAGAGAACGGTTTAATTTCTACTATGATAAATGGTAAAGAAGTAGATAATTTTAAATAA
- the mqnP gene encoding menaquinone biosynthesis prenyltransferase MqnP produces MKRYIDKLKDFNELVMFEHSIFSLPFIFIAMIVAADGWFGFTLLILGVFAALSARNFAMGLNRFADRDIDAQNPRTASRPNVDGRLDSTSIFLFTAINGFVFIAVAYLINPLAFYLSFPILFILGSYSYFKRFSSLAHVILGLSLGLAPIAGVVAVSAEITPWSVLLSFGVMFWVAGFDLLYSLQDIDFDKEKGLHSIPSKYGEEATLLLSALFHALAILFWALFVWVAGLGFFAYNAIILSMFMLGYEHYLVRKDFTKIDRAFFTVNGYLGILFFILIVMDKVLG; encoded by the coding sequence TTGAAACGTTATATAGATAAACTTAAAGATTTTAACGAACTAGTAATGTTCGAACACTCTATCTTTTCGTTGCCTTTTATTTTTATAGCTATGATAGTTGCAGCTGATGGCTGGTTTGGATTTACTCTTTTAATCTTGGGAGTATTCGCAGCTCTTAGTGCTAGAAACTTTGCTATGGGACTCAACAGATTTGCAGATAGAGATATAGATGCACAGAATCCACGAACAGCTTCAAGACCAAATGTAGATGGAAGACTTGATTCTACTAGTATATTTCTCTTTACTGCGATAAATGGTTTTGTTTTTATAGCGGTAGCATATCTTATCAACCCTCTTGCTTTTTATCTTAGTTTTCCGATTCTCTTTATTTTGGGCAGTTACTCATACTTTAAGAGATTCTCCTCTTTAGCACATGTTATTTTAGGACTCTCTTTAGGTCTTGCTCCAATTGCTGGTGTTGTAGCTGTGAGTGCAGAGATAACTCCATGGTCTGTTTTACTTAGTTTTGGAGTGATGTTTTGGGTTGCTGGGTTTGACCTTTTGTACTCTTTGCAAGATATAGATTTCGATAAAGAAAAGGGGCTTCACTCTATTCCATCAAAGTACGGAGAAGAAGCAACACTTCTGCTTTCTGCGCTATTTCATGCTCTTGCCATACTCTTTTGGGCTCTTTTTGTTTGGGTTGCAGGGCTTGGTTTTTTTGCATATAATGCAATCATTCTTAGTATGTTTATGCTTGGATATGAGCACTATTTAGTGAGAAAAGATTTTACAAAAATAGATAGAGCTTTTTTTACAGTAAATGGTTATCTTGGCATACTCTTTTTTATTTTAATTGTGATGGATAAGGTTTTAGGATGA
- a CDS encoding histone deacetylase family protein: MFRIRKILDNTSISNRDTIEQVREILKKQFPSARKEELVKISLQLNDPMKYNYRSILFVVENSLGKVKAFAMLLHMPDIKIAYLELISTAPGKTGGGIGSALYEYIREECLLLGVRGLFFECAVDDSTIISDETILKQNIARMKFYERYGVYPIINNIYASPVNVGDQDLYYLMMDTLGQEKPIDLKLGHKIVRAILERKYGDLISKSQISEVVRSFKDEYFICRAPKYIRKPVTSKVALKEREKIILVVNEGHDIHHVQELGYVEAPVRIPIILEALDKTGLFLRIQPKHVSDKLLKQVHLGAYVDYLRRACEIIEPGKSIYPIVFPLRNMARPPKDIELQVGYYALDTFTPLNANAYKAARGAVDCAVTAADAVINGTHIAYALVRPPGHHAERRTLGGFCYFNSAAVAAHHLSSFGKVAVLDVDFHHGNGTQDIFYERRDVLTISIHGDPKFAYPHFAGFKDECGEKEGEGFNINYPLAQNTTPEQYRRTLISALKQISKFTPSYLVICLGLDTAKSDPTGTWSNEAKDFKEMGRLIGALKIQTLVVQEGGYRTQTLGENAGNFFEGLWSGFVG, from the coding sequence ATGTTTAGAATTAGAAAAATCCTCGATAACACTTCCATCAGCAATCGTGACACTATAGAACAGGTTCGTGAGATACTGAAAAAGCAATTTCCCTCTGCTAGAAAAGAGGAGCTTGTTAAAATTTCATTGCAACTAAATGATCCTATGAAGTACAACTACAGATCCATCCTTTTTGTAGTTGAAAACAGTCTTGGCAAAGTTAAAGCATTTGCGATGCTTCTTCATATGCCAGATATCAAGATAGCTTACCTTGAACTTATCTCAACGGCACCTGGAAAAACAGGCGGCGGAATAGGCAGTGCGTTATATGAGTATATTAGAGAAGAGTGTCTGCTTCTTGGAGTAAGAGGGCTTTTTTTTGAATGTGCGGTAGATGATTCTACCATCATAAGTGATGAAACTATACTCAAACAAAATATTGCCAGAATGAAATTTTATGAACGCTACGGCGTATATCCAATCATCAACAATATTTATGCATCTCCTGTTAATGTCGGCGATCAGGATTTATACTATCTTATGATGGATACTCTTGGACAAGAAAAGCCCATAGATTTAAAATTAGGACACAAAATAGTTAGAGCCATTTTAGAGCGCAAGTACGGCGATTTAATCTCAAAATCTCAGATAAGCGAAGTTGTACGCTCATTTAAAGATGAGTATTTTATCTGTCGTGCACCAAAATATATACGTAAGCCTGTTACATCAAAAGTGGCGTTAAAAGAGAGAGAAAAGATAATTTTAGTCGTAAATGAGGGGCATGATATTCATCATGTTCAAGAACTGGGTTATGTAGAGGCTCCTGTTAGGATTCCTATCATACTTGAAGCACTGGACAAAACAGGGTTATTTTTACGAATCCAACCTAAACATGTAAGCGATAAACTCTTAAAACAGGTGCATTTAGGTGCTTATGTTGACTATCTTCGCCGAGCATGTGAAATAATAGAACCTGGAAAATCAATTTACCCGATTGTTTTTCCGCTTAGAAATATGGCGAGACCGCCTAAAGATATTGAGTTACAAGTCGGATATTATGCACTGGACACTTTCACCCCGCTTAATGCAAACGCTTACAAAGCGGCAAGAGGAGCGGTTGACTGTGCAGTAACGGCAGCTGACGCAGTTATTAACGGTACTCATATAGCCTATGCATTGGTTAGACCTCCGGGGCATCATGCAGAGCGTCGTACTTTGGGTGGATTTTGCTATTTTAATTCGGCTGCGGTAGCGGCTCATCATCTTAGCTCATTTGGAAAAGTGGCAGTTTTAGATGTTGATTTTCATCATGGAAACGGAACGCAGGATATCTTTTATGAGCGCAGAGATGTTTTGACAATCTCTATTCACGGTGATCCTAAGTTCGCATATCCCCATTTTGCAGGCTTTAAAGATGAGTGCGGAGAAAAAGAGGGCGAAGGGTTCAATATAAATTATCCGTTGGCACAAAACACTACTCCTGAGCAGTATCGCCGTACTCTTATAAGCGCACTAAAGCAGATTAGTAAATTCACACCATCTTATCTTGTCATCTGTTTAGGACTTGACACCGCTAAATCAGACCCGACAGGAACATGGTCAAATGAAGCCAAAGATTTTAAAGAGATGGGACGTCTTATCGGAGCACTTAAAATTCAAACTCTAGTAGTTCAAGAGGGCGGGTACCGAACTCAAACTCTTGGGGAGAATGCCGGCAACTTTTTTGAGGGGCTTTGGAGCGGATTTGTAGGCTAA
- the murG gene encoding undecaprenyldiphospho-muramoylpentapeptide beta-N-acetylglucosaminyltransferase, protein MRLCITGGGTGGHLMIAEALVEACANDGHEAIFIGSTSGQDRKYFEQNSKFSHVYFLQTTGVVNQRGLGKLKALWLVLRAFFASRAILKKHNIQATYSVGGFSAAAASFASLSRLIPLFIHEQNAVYGKLNSILKPFATRFISAYDEASPIKGYPVKDIFFKNARLRDEIKCVIFLGGSQGAKAINDLALSVALELEARGVKIIHQAGERDYERVKSAYEELGVKAELCGFTKEMPSLMARADLAVSRSGASTLWELCANALPSFFIPFPHAASDHQYHNAKFIVDNELGWCQREEEDLRATLLSILPQNLADKSKALMEYSSRDVAKKMITDVVMSLNA, encoded by the coding sequence ATGAGACTTTGCATTACTGGTGGGGGAACGGGCGGACATTTGATGATAGCAGAAGCTTTAGTGGAGGCTTGTGCTAATGATGGGCATGAAGCTATATTTATAGGTTCTACAAGTGGACAAGATAGAAAATATTTTGAACAAAACTCTAAATTTAGTCATGTCTATTTTTTGCAAACAACAGGCGTAGTAAACCAGAGAGGTTTAGGTAAATTAAAAGCTCTCTGGCTTGTTTTGCGTGCTTTTTTTGCCTCAAGAGCAATTCTTAAAAAACATAATATTCAAGCTACTTACAGTGTAGGCGGATTCTCAGCAGCAGCTGCATCATTTGCATCACTTAGCAGACTTATCCCACTCTTCATACATGAACAAAATGCAGTTTATGGAAAATTAAACTCTATTTTAAAACCATTTGCAACGAGATTTATCTCTGCTTATGATGAAGCGTCCCCTATAAAAGGCTACCCTGTAAAAGATATTTTTTTTAAAAATGCAAGGCTAAGAGATGAGATAAAGTGCGTCATTTTTTTAGGTGGTTCACAAGGTGCAAAAGCTATTAATGATTTAGCTCTTAGTGTGGCACTTGAGCTTGAAGCAAGAGGTGTGAAAATAATCCATCAAGCTGGTGAGAGAGATTATGAGAGAGTAAAAAGCGCTTATGAAGAGCTTGGAGTTAAAGCTGAGTTGTGTGGGTTTACAAAAGAGATGCCATCACTTATGGCAAGGGCAGATTTGGCAGTTAGCCGCTCGGGAGCCAGTACGCTTTGGGAGTTATGTGCAAATGCTTTGCCTTCATTTTTTATTCCATTTCCACATGCAGCTTCAGACCATCAATACCACAATGCAAAATTTATAGTAGATAACGAGCTTGGATGGTGCCAAAGAGAAGAAGAGGATTTAAGAGCAACTCTACTCTCAATATTGCCTCAAAACTTAGCCGACAAAAGTAAAGCACTTATGGAGTACTCAAGTAGAGATGTAGCGAAGAAGATGATAACAGATGTAGTGATGAGCTTAAATGCTTAG
- the miaA gene encoding tRNA (adenosine(37)-N6)-dimethylallyltransferase MiaA, which produces MTQLAIIGATASGKSDLAIKIAKKIDAYILSIDSLSIYKEIDIVSAKPSKKELEDIKHFGIDFLHVDDYFSVDIFINLYKEVLQICKEQKKNLIIVGGTSFYLKSLIEGLSAIPKISKEQELHVEIKLKNLQQCYDFLYSLDREYMKNISAKDSYRIEKALLLHVGSSLTPSEWFRQNPPIPVIKNIDIFNIDVSRDILRERILNRTKKMLDLGLIDEVCHLEKKYTRLPHAMNSIGIVETLEYIDGFISKDEMIEKISTHTAQLAKRQQTFNRTQFDTIRSAPLEKLEDIILSTLA; this is translated from the coding sequence ATGACTCAACTAGCAATTATTGGCGCAACAGCATCTGGAAAAAGTGATTTGGCGATTAAAATCGCAAAGAAAATCGATGCTTATATACTCTCAATTGATTCACTCAGTATCTATAAAGAGATTGATATAGTCTCCGCAAAGCCATCAAAAAAAGAGCTAGAAGATATAAAACATTTTGGGATTGATTTCCTACATGTAGATGATTACTTTAGTGTAGATATATTTATAAATCTCTATAAAGAAGTTTTGCAAATATGTAAAGAGCAGAAGAAAAATCTCATAATTGTAGGTGGTACCTCTTTTTATCTAAAGTCCTTGATAGAGGGTCTCTCAGCTATTCCAAAAATATCAAAAGAGCAAGAGTTACATGTAGAGATAAAGCTTAAAAATCTACAACAATGTTATGATTTTTTATACTCCCTTGATAGAGAATATATGAAAAACATCTCTGCAAAAGACAGCTACAGAATAGAAAAAGCGCTTCTTCTACATGTAGGCTCCTCCCTTACACCAAGTGAGTGGTTTAGGCAAAATCCTCCAATACCAGTAATAAAAAATATAGATATTTTTAATATTGATGTTAGTAGAGATATTTTAAGAGAGCGAATTTTAAACCGTACAAAAAAGATGCTAGATTTAGGGCTTATTGATGAAGTCTGCCACTTAGAGAAAAAGTACACCAGACTTCCCCACGCTATGAACTCCATTGGCATAGTTGAGACTCTAGAGTATATAGATGGTTTTATATCAAAAGATGAGATGATAGAGAAAATTTCTACTCACACTGCACAGCTTGCAAAAAGACAGCAGACTTTTAACCGTACTCAGTTTGACACTATAAGAAGTGCGCCACTTGAAAAATTAGAGGATATTATCCTCTCTACTTTAGCTTAG
- a CDS encoding peroxiredoxin → MVQIDNIAPDFCLPNQDDVEICLRDLRGKWVVLYFYPKDNTPGCTTEACDFSEAAPDFSSINAIIIGVSADSTAKHRDFIEKKDLSITLLSDESGAMLKEYGIWQLKKNYGKEYMGIVRSTLIINPEGVIKAIWKNVKVKEHVRAVEEKLKLLQG, encoded by the coding sequence ATGGTTCAAATAGATAATATAGCTCCAGATTTTTGTCTGCCAAATCAAGACGATGTAGAGATATGCTTAAGAGATTTAAGAGGCAAGTGGGTAGTTCTTTACTTCTACCCAAAAGACAACACACCAGGATGCACAACCGAAGCATGTGACTTCAGTGAAGCTGCACCTGATTTTAGCTCAATAAATGCAATAATAATAGGTGTTAGTGCAGATAGCACAGCAAAACATCGTGATTTTATAGAGAAAAAAGATTTAAGTATCACTCTTCTTAGTGATGAGAGTGGTGCAATGTTAAAAGAGTATGGTATTTGGCAATTGAAAAAAAATTACGGCAAAGAGTACATGGGAATTGTACGCTCAACCCTGATTATAAATCCAGAGGGCGTTATAAAAGCTATTTGGAAAAATGTAAAAGTAAAAGAACATGTAAGAGCAGTAGAAGAGAAGCTAAAATTACTTCAAGGCTAA